Part of the Paenibacillus aurantius genome, GATCGTCGTATCGATCTCGTTCGTTATGCTTACCCTGGACGGGGGCATCGTCAATGAAATGCTGCGCTATTTCGGCTTCGGGGAAATCAATTTCCTGCTCGATTCGGCGTATTCCCGTCCTCTCTATATTCTGCAGACGATCTGGAGGGAAGCCGGCTGGGGAACCATCGTGTACCTCGCGGCGATCGCTTCCATCGATCCCGGGCTGTACGAGGCGGCCCGCATGGACGGCGCCGGTCGGTTCCGGCAAATTTGGCACATCACCTTTCCGGCCATCCGAAGCGTCGTAATCGTGCTGCTTATCCTCCGGATCGGAAGCGTCATGGACCACAGCTTCGAGCACGTTTTTCTGCTAATCAATTCCATGAACCGTCAAGTGATGGATATCTTTGACACGTATGTGTTTACGGCAGGCGTCCAGCAGGGGCAGTACAGCTATACGACGGCGGTCGGCTTCTTCAAATCTTTTATCGGGCTCGCGCTGGTCATGCTTTCCAACTGGCTGGCCCGCCGGTTCGGCGAGGAAGGGGTGTATTGAGATGGTAAAGGACAAAACAGCGGGCAGCCGGCTATTCGACATCTTCAACTATTTGCTGCTTCTGCTCGTCGCTCTTGTGGTCTTTCTTCCGATCATGCACGTAGTCATGAGCTCGTTCGCCACCGTAGAGGAAATGGCAAGGAAGCCGTTTATCCTCATTCCCGAAACTTTTACGCTCGTGGCCTACCGGTACGTGCTCTCCACGGGCGCGGTCTTCAAGGCGCTCGGGGTATCGGCCGGCATTACCATCGTCGGGACGGCGGTCAGCATGTTCACCACCTCCCTGATGGCGTACGGCTTGACGAGACGCGATCTGGACGGCCGCAAGGTCATCAACTTCCTGATCGTCTTCACGATGCTGTTCAGCGGAGGACTGATCCCGACCTTCCTAGTCGTCAAGGAGCTCGGCCTCATCAATTCTTATTGGGCGTTGATCATTCCTAACGCCGTCAGTGCCTTCAACCTGGTGATCATGCGGAGCTTCTTCATGAACCTGCCGGACGGGATCGAGGAATCGGCGCGGATTGACGGATGCAGCGATTTCGGAACCCTGTTCCGCATTGTTCTGCCTCTTTCCATGGCGGTGATTGCCACCATCTCGCTCTTCTACGCGGTTTATTTCTGGAACTCTTACCAGAGCGCGATCCTCTATATTAACGATGCGGAGAAATGGCCGCTGCAGGTGCTGCTCCGCCAGATTGTTCTCGTGGCGAGCGGGATCAGCGCGGATACGGCGAACGATTTCGTCCAGCCGCCGGAGCAGACCGTCAAGATGGCCGTTATCGTCATCGCGACCGTGCCCATTCTGCTGGTTTACCCGTTCCTGCAAAAATATTTTGCCAAAGGAGCCCTCGTCGGTTCTGTGAAAGGATAAAATGGAAGCGTAATCCAAATCAGTCCTCTATTCTTATGAACCCGTATTTCCGCTCCCAAGCGGAGGTCCGGGTTTTTGGCATGGATCGAAAGTCCCGGCAAGGCGGAAGCCTGTTTCGTTTCCCCGCCCTTCTCCTGCGAACGTAATTCCTTGGCGCTGTATACACTATTGGAAACCGATCCTTTTCACTGCCGAATGCCTTCTGTGGTCAGGGGATTCGGAATTGGATTCAGCATTCGCTCCGGGAAGGGAGGAGAAAGACGGATGTCCCATCTAAAGAAGCGGAAATCCGTTTTCAGAACAATCGAACGCGCCTATAGATGGAAAATTCATTCCCTCAAGGCCTACCGCTCCGCTTATCATGGACTGGCCGCTTACCGGGCGGAAACGGAACGGGGCGCTCTGATGATCAAGCCCTTCAAAGGCAGCCGCCGCCGAATCCGGCAGCTCGCCTCCTATTCCGCCCGCTTGGGCAAATTAGGATTCCGCGGCATGCCCCTGTGGAAAAGAACCGTGTCCGGAAAGCTCTGGGTAAGCGCGAAAGGGCGGATGTACTATGTAACGCCATGGGTTCACGGCAGCAAGCTGGACGGACGCCTATCCCACTTGAGGAAGCTTGGCCGGGTGCTGGCCCGGCTTCATACCT contains:
- a CDS encoding ABC transporter permease; translated protein: MKTVTAANRIAQAPRTRSAWKRRVVRNRYMYLMILPGLIYFLVFKYLPMWGLIISFQDYVPFQGILHSPWVGFKQFNRLFTDPDFWGIFRNTLSLFLLNIVFYTPVPIVLAIMLNEVAHPFFKRIVQTIVYIPHFLSWVIVVSISFVMLTLDGGIVNEMLRYFGFGEINFLLDSAYSRPLYILQTIWREAGWGTIVYLAAIASIDPGLYEAARMDGAGRFRQIWHITFPAIRSVVIVLLILRIGSVMDHSFEHVFLLINSMNRQVMDIFDTYVFTAGVQQGQYSYTTAVGFFKSFIGLALVMLSNWLARRFGEEGVY
- a CDS encoding carbohydrate ABC transporter permease; this translates as MVKDKTAGSRLFDIFNYLLLLLVALVVFLPIMHVVMSSFATVEEMARKPFILIPETFTLVAYRYVLSTGAVFKALGVSAGITIVGTAVSMFTTSLMAYGLTRRDLDGRKVINFLIVFTMLFSGGLIPTFLVVKELGLINSYWALIIPNAVSAFNLVIMRSFFMNLPDGIEESARIDGCSDFGTLFRIVLPLSMAVIATISLFYAVYFWNSYQSAILYINDAEKWPLQVLLRQIVLVASGISADTANDFVQPPEQTVKMAVIVIATVPILLVYPFLQKYFAKGALVGSVKG